CGGTCTACGAGAAACAGTACGGGGCCGAGCGCTTCGTGCATTATGTGCCAGAGCCGTCGATCCGCGACGTGGTCGGTTCGAACCACGCCCAGGTCGGATCCAAGGTCCTGGGGAACAGGGTCGTCTCCTTCGGAGTCCTCGACAACCTCGTCAAGGGCGCCTCCGGGCAGGCGGTCCAGAACATGAACCTGATGCTGGGACTTCCGGAGGCCGACGGCCTCGACTTCCCGGGACTGGGAGTGTGATCAAGAATGGTAGAGATAATAGACGGTGGAATCACCACCCCTCAGGGATTCAAGGCGGCCGGGGTGCACAGCGGAGTTAAATACCGCTCCCTCGACCTGGGACTTCTGTACTCGGAGGTCCCGGCGACCGCCTTCAAGGCGTTCACCTCCAACAAGGTCAAGGCGGCGCCTGTGCAGATGATGATCAAAGACGACTCCCCCAAACTGTCCGCCATCGTGGTGAACAGTGGGAATGCGAACGCCCTCACCGGGCGCCGCGGGTACGAGGATGCGGAGACCATGCAGAGGGCCGTGGCCGCGGAGCTCAACATCGACCCCAAGGAGGTCGGAGTCATGTCCACGGGTCTCATCGGACGTTTCATGGACATGCACAAGATCCAGTACGGGATCTCCAAGGCCGCGAAGCAGCTCGACGTGGGAAGGGAGGCCGACGGACTCCTGTGCGAGGCCATCATGACCACCGACACCATCAAGAAGGAGTGTGCGGTCCGCGTCCGCCTCGGCGACGGGACCCTCGTTTACATCTCGGCCATCTCCAAGGGCAGCGGTATGATCTCCCCCCATCTGAAGGTGCTCCACGGGACCACCCTCACCATGATCACCACCGATGCGGTGCTCACCCCCAAGTTCAACGAGGTCTACCAGTCGATACTCGACGACTCCATGAACATGGTGTCCGTCGACGGCGACCAGTCCACCAACGACACCTGCATCATGCTGGCCAACGGGATGGCCGGAGGTCAGGCGGCCGACGAGGACCCGGCCTTCATCGACGCCCTGCGCATGGTCATGACCAAGATCGCCCGCACCATCGCCATGGACGGCGAAGGTGCCAGCAAACTCATAACCGTCGAGGTCACCGGTGCGGAGACCAAGGATGACGCGAGAAAGGTCGTGAAGACCATAATCAACTCCCCTCTGGTAAAGTCCGCCATCTTCGGGTCCGACCCCAACTACGGCCGTGTGATGATGGCCCTCGGGAACAGCGGGGCCAACTTCAGCCTCAACGACGTCCATCTGACCATAAAGGGAGGGGACATGGAGGTTCCGATCCTCGACTCCGGGGCACCCGTGTTCCAGGAGGAGAGGTCCGTGGAGGTCGTCCGCATGGCCATGGACAACAAGGAGGTCATCCTCCAGCTGGACCTGGGCGTCGGGAACGAGAGCGCCACCGGCTGGGGATGCGACCTGACCTACGACTATGTCCGCATCAATGCGGAATACGCAACCTGAGTGGTCCGGATGCGCGACATATATCTCCTGAAGTTCGGCGGCAACGCACTGGGGGACGACGGTATGGAACGTCTCTGCAGGGAGGTCGCGGCCCTCACCGAGGAAGGCGTGAGCATAGTCATGGTGCACGGCGGAGGACCGGCCATAAACGCC
The nucleotide sequence above comes from Candidatus Methanomethylophilus alvi Mx1201. Encoded proteins:
- the argJ gene encoding bifunctional ornithine acetyltransferase/N-acetylglutamate synthase, whose translation is MVEIIDGGITTPQGFKAAGVHSGVKYRSLDLGLLYSEVPATAFKAFTSNKVKAAPVQMMIKDDSPKLSAIVVNSGNANALTGRRGYEDAETMQRAVAAELNIDPKEVGVMSTGLIGRFMDMHKIQYGISKAAKQLDVGREADGLLCEAIMTTDTIKKECAVRVRLGDGTLVYISAISKGSGMISPHLKVLHGTTLTMITTDAVLTPKFNEVYQSILDDSMNMVSVDGDQSTNDTCIMLANGMAGGQAADEDPAFIDALRMVMTKIARTIAMDGEGASKLITVEVTGAETKDDARKVVKTIINSPLVKSAIFGSDPNYGRVMMALGNSGANFSLNDVHLTIKGGDMEVPILDSGAPVFQEERSVEVVRMAMDNKEVILQLDLGVGNESATGWGCDLTYDYVRINAEYAT